In one window of Chloroflexota bacterium DNA:
- a CDS encoding ABC transporter permease: MNNYLLRRLLVTVPTIIGITMLIFLVMRILPGDPVSVVFGQEAFVSLSAADQERFRSDLGLNKPLYAQYLDWMAAVAKGDLGRSFWRNDTVADLLARRGPITVQIALMAIVFSWLVGIPVGILSAVRRGSMQDHVARLLATLFLAIPSFWLGVAVVLVGVLYFSWRPPIEIAYLWTDPLKNLQMTIGPAIALGAGAGAYVARITRSSILELMYADFVRTARAKGVGERQVIWRHVFINAVLPVLTLSGLILAGLLGGSVAVETAFGVPGLGTALVRALADRDYMVVQNLVLVYAVIFATVNLAVDLAYGWFDPRIRYD; encoded by the coding sequence ATGAACAACTACCTGCTGCGGCGGCTGCTCGTGACGGTTCCGACGATCATCGGCATCACGATGCTGATCTTCCTGGTGATGCGCATCCTGCCCGGCGATCCGGTCTCCGTCGTCTTCGGGCAGGAAGCGTTCGTCTCCCTGAGTGCCGCCGATCAGGAGCGTTTTCGCTCCGATCTCGGCCTCAACAAGCCGCTCTACGCACAGTACCTTGACTGGATGGCCGCTGTCGCGAAGGGCGACCTCGGCCGGTCGTTCTGGCGCAACGACACGGTTGCGGACCTGCTCGCCCGCCGTGGTCCGATCACGGTGCAGATCGCCCTGATGGCGATCGTCTTTTCCTGGCTTGTGGGCATTCCCGTGGGCATCCTGAGTGCTGTTCGGCGTGGGTCCATGCAAGACCACGTGGCACGGCTGCTGGCCACCCTCTTCCTGGCAATCCCGAGCTTCTGGCTCGGCGTTGCCGTGGTGCTCGTCGGCGTTCTCTACTTCTCCTGGCGCCCGCCGATTGAGATCGCCTACCTCTGGACGGACCCGCTCAAGAATCTCCAGATGACGATTGGTCCAGCGATTGCACTTGGGGCCGGGGCGGGTGCGTACGTGGCACGCATCACACGCTCGTCCATCCTGGAGCTCATGTATGCCGACTTTGTGAGAACGGCCAGGGCAAAGGGTGTTGGCGAGCGGCAGGTCATCTGGCGACACGTGTTCATCAACGCTGTGCTGCCCGTCCTGACGCTCTCCGGCCTGATCCTGGCTGGTCTTCTCGGCGGGTCAGTCGCGGTTGAGACGGCGTTCGGCGTACCCGGCCTGGGCACGGCGCTGGTGCGTGCGCTGGCCGACCGAGACTACATGGTCGTCCAGAACCTCGTGCTGGTCTACGCCGTGATCTTCGCAACGGTGAACCTGGCGGTGGACCTCGCGTACGGCTGGTTTGATCCGCGCATCCGCTACGACTAG